One window of the Nothobranchius furzeri strain GRZ-AD chromosome 3, NfurGRZ-RIMD1, whole genome shotgun sequence genome contains the following:
- the tfeb gene encoding transcription factor EB isoform X4, with product MASRIGLRMQLMRDQLQQEEQRERQHQEQNAALQLQYMQHRMAAPPEPTPAISAPQHYQSMQVPVEVLKVQTHLENPTDYHIRQSRRQQVKEYLSTTYATKQTVHAVAGVVPPSPPTNMVPAGGSAPAPQPLHSPLLRKEQLMSGNSAPNSPMAMLNIDSSHEKEMDEVIDNIISMQSSYDDIHAYMDPVEMPNTLPLSSSHLDVYTGPGMKGPAIAMTSNSCPANLTIKRELSDTEARALAKERQKKDNHNLIERRRRFNINDRIKELGTMIPKTNDLDVRWNKGTILRASVDYIKRMQKDVQRSREVENNFKRMEMANKQLLLRIQELEMQARLHGIPSNSPSGLNLAEMMPPYIKQETSQEENLSHLQQQAHLQHQHLAHNQVHPQAQQHHFLPQNNLHPHGQALPPPRQQLPPLPQHLPPQQPIQFPAVGSSQPFDFAHSMDLCDGIPGFSDGMSGLGDLGGLDLQGKRGELGFLMMDEPLSPIGRDPLLSAVSPEASVDSSRRSSFSIDDGDIM from the exons ATGGCGTCACGCATTGGGCTGCGAATGCAg CTGATGCGAGACCAGCTGCAGCAGGAGGAACAGCGTGAGCGGCAGCATCAGGAGCAGAATGCGGCATTGCAGTTGCAGTACATGCAGCATCGCATGGCGGCGCCACCTGAACCCACACCTGCCATCAGCGCCCCGCAGCATTACCAGAGCATGCAGGTCCCTGTGGAGGTTCTGAAG GTGCAAACCCACCTTGAGAATCCAACAGACTATCACATACGTCAGTCAAGGAGGCAGCAAGTGAAGGAATATCTCTCCACCACCTATGCCACCAAACAG ACGGTCCACGCAGTAGCAGGAGTCGTACCCCCATCTCCTCCCACAAACATGGTACCTGCAGGGGGATCAGCACCTGCTCCCCAGCCCCTCCACTCCCCACTCTTACGGAAAGAGCAGCTCATGTCTGGCAACAGCGCCCCCAACAGCCCCATGGCCATGCTCAACATTGACTCCAGCCACGAGAAGGAG ATGGATGAAGTCATTGATAACATTATAAGTATGCAGTCCAGTTATGACGATATACATGCGTACATGGATCCTGTAGAGATGCCAAACACA CTCCCACTTTCAAGCAGTCACCTGGACGTGTACACAGGTCCTGGGATGAAGGGGCCAGCTATAGCCATGACGAGTAACTCCTGTCCTGCAAACTTGACCATCAAGCGAGAACTGTCAG ACACAGAAGCCCGTGCATTGGCCAAGGAGAGACAGAAAAAAGACAACCACAATCTCA TTGAACGGAGGAGAAGATTCAACATTAACGATCGAATCAAAGAGCTGGGCACCATGATTCCCAAAACCAATGACCT TGATGTGCGCTGGAACAAAGGCACCATCTTGCGAGCATCTGTAGATTACATCAAGCGCATGCAGAAGGACGTTCAGAGGTCCAGAGAAGTGGAGAATAACTTCAAAAGGATGGAGATGGCCAACAAACAGCTGTTGCTACGCATCCAG GAGCTGGAGATGCAGGCTCGTCTGCATGGCATACCCAGCAACTCTCCCTCTGGTCTGAATCTGGCTGAGATGATGCCTCCTTACATAAAACAAGAAACCAGTCAAGAGGAGAACCTCTCTCACCTCCAGCAGCAAGCACACCTCCAGCACCAGCACCTAGCCCACAACCAGGTTCACCCCCAGGCCCAGCAGCACCACTTCCTCCCCCAGAACAACCTTCACCCTCATGGGCAAGCCCTGCCTCCTCCCAGGCAGCAGCTCCCACCACTCCCACAGCACCTCCCACCCCAGCAGCCCATCCAGTTCCCAGCTGTGGGCAGCTCTCAGCCCTTTGACTTTGCCCACTCAATGGACTTGTGCGACGGGATCCCTGGGTTCTCCGACGGCATGTCGGGGCTGGGTGACCTCGGCGGACTGGATCTCCAGGGGAAGAGGGGCGAGCTAGGCTTCCTGATGATGGACGAGCCTTTGTCCCCGATAGGTAGAGACCCTCTGCTGTCTGCTGTATCACCTGAGGCCTCCGTCGACTCAAGTCGCAGATCCAGCTTTAGCATAGATGATGGAGACATAATGTAG
- the tfeb gene encoding transcription factor EB isoform X3 → MQHVVFGIAGDLLIPQPFGLDCGALTSARPPLPPRPPAMASRIGLRMQLMRDQLQQEEQRERQHQEQNAALQLQYMQHRMAAPPEPTPAISAPQHYQSMQVPVEVLKVQTHLENPTDYHIRQSRRQQVKEYLSTTYATKQTVHAVAGVVPPSPPTNMVPAGGSAPAPQPLHSPLLRKEQLMSGNSAPNSPMAMLNIDSSHEKEMDEVIDNIISMQSSYDDIHAYMDPVEMPNTLPLSSSHLDVYTGPGMKGPAIAMTSNSCPANLTIKRELSDTEARALAKERQKKDNHNLIERRRRFNINDRIKELGTMIPKTNDLDVRWNKGTILRASVDYIKRMQKDVQRSREVENNFKRMEMANKQLLLRIQELEMQARLHGIPSNSPSGLNLAEMMPPYIKQETSQEENLSHLQQQAHLQHQHLAHNQVHPQAQQHHFLPQNNLHPHGQALPPPRQQLPPLPQHLPPQQPIQFPAVGSSQPFDFAHSMDLCDGIPGFSDGMSGLGDLGGLDLQGKRGELGFLMMDEPLSPIGRDPLLSAVSPEASVDSSRRSSFSIDDGDIM, encoded by the exons ATTCCTCAACCTTTCGGGCTGGACTGTGGTGCATTAACTTCGGCTCGCCCTCCCCTGCCCCCCCGCCCCCCAGCAATGGCGTCACGCATTGGGCTGCGAATGCAg CTGATGCGAGACCAGCTGCAGCAGGAGGAACAGCGTGAGCGGCAGCATCAGGAGCAGAATGCGGCATTGCAGTTGCAGTACATGCAGCATCGCATGGCGGCGCCACCTGAACCCACACCTGCCATCAGCGCCCCGCAGCATTACCAGAGCATGCAGGTCCCTGTGGAGGTTCTGAAG GTGCAAACCCACCTTGAGAATCCAACAGACTATCACATACGTCAGTCAAGGAGGCAGCAAGTGAAGGAATATCTCTCCACCACCTATGCCACCAAACAG ACGGTCCACGCAGTAGCAGGAGTCGTACCCCCATCTCCTCCCACAAACATGGTACCTGCAGGGGGATCAGCACCTGCTCCCCAGCCCCTCCACTCCCCACTCTTACGGAAAGAGCAGCTCATGTCTGGCAACAGCGCCCCCAACAGCCCCATGGCCATGCTCAACATTGACTCCAGCCACGAGAAGGAG ATGGATGAAGTCATTGATAACATTATAAGTATGCAGTCCAGTTATGACGATATACATGCGTACATGGATCCTGTAGAGATGCCAAACACA CTCCCACTTTCAAGCAGTCACCTGGACGTGTACACAGGTCCTGGGATGAAGGGGCCAGCTATAGCCATGACGAGTAACTCCTGTCCTGCAAACTTGACCATCAAGCGAGAACTGTCAG ACACAGAAGCCCGTGCATTGGCCAAGGAGAGACAGAAAAAAGACAACCACAATCTCA TTGAACGGAGGAGAAGATTCAACATTAACGATCGAATCAAAGAGCTGGGCACCATGATTCCCAAAACCAATGACCT TGATGTGCGCTGGAACAAAGGCACCATCTTGCGAGCATCTGTAGATTACATCAAGCGCATGCAGAAGGACGTTCAGAGGTCCAGAGAAGTGGAGAATAACTTCAAAAGGATGGAGATGGCCAACAAACAGCTGTTGCTACGCATCCAG GAGCTGGAGATGCAGGCTCGTCTGCATGGCATACCCAGCAACTCTCCCTCTGGTCTGAATCTGGCTGAGATGATGCCTCCTTACATAAAACAAGAAACCAGTCAAGAGGAGAACCTCTCTCACCTCCAGCAGCAAGCACACCTCCAGCACCAGCACCTAGCCCACAACCAGGTTCACCCCCAGGCCCAGCAGCACCACTTCCTCCCCCAGAACAACCTTCACCCTCATGGGCAAGCCCTGCCTCCTCCCAGGCAGCAGCTCCCACCACTCCCACAGCACCTCCCACCCCAGCAGCCCATCCAGTTCCCAGCTGTGGGCAGCTCTCAGCCCTTTGACTTTGCCCACTCAATGGACTTGTGCGACGGGATCCCTGGGTTCTCCGACGGCATGTCGGGGCTGGGTGACCTCGGCGGACTGGATCTCCAGGGGAAGAGGGGCGAGCTAGGCTTCCTGATGATGGACGAGCCTTTGTCCCCGATAGGTAGAGACCCTCTGCTGTCTGCTGTATCACCTGAGGCCTCCGTCGACTCAAGTCGCAGATCCAGCTTTAGCATAGATGATGGAGACATAATGTAG
- the tfeb gene encoding transcription factor EB isoform X1 — translation MKELICNSKCCCFCSSTCSQIYNFHFLSPQIPQPFGLDCGALTSARPPLPPRPPAMASRIGLRMQLMRDQLQQEEQRERQHQEQNAALQLQYMQHRMAAPPEPTPAISAPQHYQSMQVPVEVLKVQTHLENPTDYHIRQSRRQQVKEYLSTTYATKQTVHAVAGVVPPSPPTNMVPAGGSAPAPQPLHSPLLRKEQLMSGNSAPNSPMAMLNIDSSHEKEMDEVIDNIISMQSSYDDIHAYMDPVEMPNTLPLSSSHLDVYTGPGMKGPAIAMTSNSCPANLTIKRELSDTEARALAKERQKKDNHNLIERRRRFNINDRIKELGTMIPKTNDLDVRWNKGTILRASVDYIKRMQKDVQRSREVENNFKRMEMANKQLLLRIQELEMQARLHGIPSNSPSGLNLAEMMPPYIKQETSQEENLSHLQQQAHLQHQHLAHNQVHPQAQQHHFLPQNNLHPHGQALPPPRQQLPPLPQHLPPQQPIQFPAVGSSQPFDFAHSMDLCDGIPGFSDGMSGLGDLGGLDLQGKRGELGFLMMDEPLSPIGRDPLLSAVSPEASVDSSRRSSFSIDDGDIM, via the exons ATGAAAGAACTGATCTGCAATAGTAAATGTTGCTGTTTTTGTTCTTCCACCTGCAGTCAGATTTACAATTTTCACTTTTTATCTCCACAGATTCCTCAACCTTTCGGGCTGGACTGTGGTGCATTAACTTCGGCTCGCCCTCCCCTGCCCCCCCGCCCCCCAGCAATGGCGTCACGCATTGGGCTGCGAATGCAg CTGATGCGAGACCAGCTGCAGCAGGAGGAACAGCGTGAGCGGCAGCATCAGGAGCAGAATGCGGCATTGCAGTTGCAGTACATGCAGCATCGCATGGCGGCGCCACCTGAACCCACACCTGCCATCAGCGCCCCGCAGCATTACCAGAGCATGCAGGTCCCTGTGGAGGTTCTGAAG GTGCAAACCCACCTTGAGAATCCAACAGACTATCACATACGTCAGTCAAGGAGGCAGCAAGTGAAGGAATATCTCTCCACCACCTATGCCACCAAACAG ACGGTCCACGCAGTAGCAGGAGTCGTACCCCCATCTCCTCCCACAAACATGGTACCTGCAGGGGGATCAGCACCTGCTCCCCAGCCCCTCCACTCCCCACTCTTACGGAAAGAGCAGCTCATGTCTGGCAACAGCGCCCCCAACAGCCCCATGGCCATGCTCAACATTGACTCCAGCCACGAGAAGGAG ATGGATGAAGTCATTGATAACATTATAAGTATGCAGTCCAGTTATGACGATATACATGCGTACATGGATCCTGTAGAGATGCCAAACACA CTCCCACTTTCAAGCAGTCACCTGGACGTGTACACAGGTCCTGGGATGAAGGGGCCAGCTATAGCCATGACGAGTAACTCCTGTCCTGCAAACTTGACCATCAAGCGAGAACTGTCAG ACACAGAAGCCCGTGCATTGGCCAAGGAGAGACAGAAAAAAGACAACCACAATCTCA TTGAACGGAGGAGAAGATTCAACATTAACGATCGAATCAAAGAGCTGGGCACCATGATTCCCAAAACCAATGACCT TGATGTGCGCTGGAACAAAGGCACCATCTTGCGAGCATCTGTAGATTACATCAAGCGCATGCAGAAGGACGTTCAGAGGTCCAGAGAAGTGGAGAATAACTTCAAAAGGATGGAGATGGCCAACAAACAGCTGTTGCTACGCATCCAG GAGCTGGAGATGCAGGCTCGTCTGCATGGCATACCCAGCAACTCTCCCTCTGGTCTGAATCTGGCTGAGATGATGCCTCCTTACATAAAACAAGAAACCAGTCAAGAGGAGAACCTCTCTCACCTCCAGCAGCAAGCACACCTCCAGCACCAGCACCTAGCCCACAACCAGGTTCACCCCCAGGCCCAGCAGCACCACTTCCTCCCCCAGAACAACCTTCACCCTCATGGGCAAGCCCTGCCTCCTCCCAGGCAGCAGCTCCCACCACTCCCACAGCACCTCCCACCCCAGCAGCCCATCCAGTTCCCAGCTGTGGGCAGCTCTCAGCCCTTTGACTTTGCCCACTCAATGGACTTGTGCGACGGGATCCCTGGGTTCTCCGACGGCATGTCGGGGCTGGGTGACCTCGGCGGACTGGATCTCCAGGGGAAGAGGGGCGAGCTAGGCTTCCTGATGATGGACGAGCCTTTGTCCCCGATAGGTAGAGACCCTCTGCTGTCTGCTGTATCACCTGAGGCCTCCGTCGACTCAAGTCGCAGATCCAGCTTTAGCATAGATGATGGAGACATAATGTAG
- the tfeb gene encoding transcription factor EB isoform X2, which produces MKELICNSKCCCFCSSTCSQIYNFHFLSPQIPQPFGLDCGALTSARPPLPPRPPAMASRIGLRMQLMRDQLQQEEQRERQHQEQNAALQLQYMQHRMAAPPEPTPAISAPQHYQSMQVPVEVLKVQTHLENPTDYHIRQSRRQQVKEYLSTTYATKQTVHAVAGVVPPSPPTNMVPAGGSAPAPQPLHSPLLRKEQLMSGNSAPNSPMAMLNIDSSHEKEMDEVIDNIISMQSSYDDIHAYMDPVEMPNTLPLSSSHLDVYTGPGMKGPAIAMTSNSCPANLTIKRELSEARALAKERQKKDNHNLIERRRRFNINDRIKELGTMIPKTNDLDVRWNKGTILRASVDYIKRMQKDVQRSREVENNFKRMEMANKQLLLRIQELEMQARLHGIPSNSPSGLNLAEMMPPYIKQETSQEENLSHLQQQAHLQHQHLAHNQVHPQAQQHHFLPQNNLHPHGQALPPPRQQLPPLPQHLPPQQPIQFPAVGSSQPFDFAHSMDLCDGIPGFSDGMSGLGDLGGLDLQGKRGELGFLMMDEPLSPIGRDPLLSAVSPEASVDSSRRSSFSIDDGDIM; this is translated from the exons ATGAAAGAACTGATCTGCAATAGTAAATGTTGCTGTTTTTGTTCTTCCACCTGCAGTCAGATTTACAATTTTCACTTTTTATCTCCACAGATTCCTCAACCTTTCGGGCTGGACTGTGGTGCATTAACTTCGGCTCGCCCTCCCCTGCCCCCCCGCCCCCCAGCAATGGCGTCACGCATTGGGCTGCGAATGCAg CTGATGCGAGACCAGCTGCAGCAGGAGGAACAGCGTGAGCGGCAGCATCAGGAGCAGAATGCGGCATTGCAGTTGCAGTACATGCAGCATCGCATGGCGGCGCCACCTGAACCCACACCTGCCATCAGCGCCCCGCAGCATTACCAGAGCATGCAGGTCCCTGTGGAGGTTCTGAAG GTGCAAACCCACCTTGAGAATCCAACAGACTATCACATACGTCAGTCAAGGAGGCAGCAAGTGAAGGAATATCTCTCCACCACCTATGCCACCAAACAG ACGGTCCACGCAGTAGCAGGAGTCGTACCCCCATCTCCTCCCACAAACATGGTACCTGCAGGGGGATCAGCACCTGCTCCCCAGCCCCTCCACTCCCCACTCTTACGGAAAGAGCAGCTCATGTCTGGCAACAGCGCCCCCAACAGCCCCATGGCCATGCTCAACATTGACTCCAGCCACGAGAAGGAG ATGGATGAAGTCATTGATAACATTATAAGTATGCAGTCCAGTTATGACGATATACATGCGTACATGGATCCTGTAGAGATGCCAAACACA CTCCCACTTTCAAGCAGTCACCTGGACGTGTACACAGGTCCTGGGATGAAGGGGCCAGCTATAGCCATGACGAGTAACTCCTGTCCTGCAAACTTGACCATCAAGCGAGAACTGTCAG AAGCCCGTGCATTGGCCAAGGAGAGACAGAAAAAAGACAACCACAATCTCA TTGAACGGAGGAGAAGATTCAACATTAACGATCGAATCAAAGAGCTGGGCACCATGATTCCCAAAACCAATGACCT TGATGTGCGCTGGAACAAAGGCACCATCTTGCGAGCATCTGTAGATTACATCAAGCGCATGCAGAAGGACGTTCAGAGGTCCAGAGAAGTGGAGAATAACTTCAAAAGGATGGAGATGGCCAACAAACAGCTGTTGCTACGCATCCAG GAGCTGGAGATGCAGGCTCGTCTGCATGGCATACCCAGCAACTCTCCCTCTGGTCTGAATCTGGCTGAGATGATGCCTCCTTACATAAAACAAGAAACCAGTCAAGAGGAGAACCTCTCTCACCTCCAGCAGCAAGCACACCTCCAGCACCAGCACCTAGCCCACAACCAGGTTCACCCCCAGGCCCAGCAGCACCACTTCCTCCCCCAGAACAACCTTCACCCTCATGGGCAAGCCCTGCCTCCTCCCAGGCAGCAGCTCCCACCACTCCCACAGCACCTCCCACCCCAGCAGCCCATCCAGTTCCCAGCTGTGGGCAGCTCTCAGCCCTTTGACTTTGCCCACTCAATGGACTTGTGCGACGGGATCCCTGGGTTCTCCGACGGCATGTCGGGGCTGGGTGACCTCGGCGGACTGGATCTCCAGGGGAAGAGGGGCGAGCTAGGCTTCCTGATGATGGACGAGCCTTTGTCCCCGATAGGTAGAGACCCTCTGCTGTCTGCTGTATCACCTGAGGCCTCCGTCGACTCAAGTCGCAGATCCAGCTTTAGCATAGATGATGGAGACATAATGTAG